From Alienimonas californiensis, a single genomic window includes:
- a CDS encoding fumarylacetoacetate hydrolase family protein encodes MSPASLPGMHLARFQTAADAPPQVGLSNGEGGIVALGTAGDGLTLSDLLHADDPAGRVAACPSGETFALADVRLLPPVERQEVWAAGVTYKRSQVARMSESEAAADHYDRVYTAARPEIFFKSTAGRVVADGEPIRVRSDSRWTVPEPELTLLVAPDGRIVGYAVGDDVSARDIEGENPLYLPQAKTYDGSCALGSTVLLAEGPLDLPATTITLTIERDGATAYEDRTDLSQMKRSLEELVAWLTKEYSIPDGAALMTGTGLVPPDQFTLEQGDVVTIKIAGVGTLRNPVTRG; translated from the coding sequence GTGAGCCCCGCTAGCCTGCCTGGCATGCACCTCGCCCGCTTCCAGACCGCCGCCGACGCCCCGCCGCAGGTCGGCCTGTCGAACGGGGAGGGCGGGATCGTCGCCCTCGGCACCGCAGGCGACGGGCTGACGCTCTCCGACCTGCTGCACGCCGACGACCCGGCCGGCCGCGTCGCCGCCTGTCCAAGCGGCGAGACCTTCGCCCTGGCGGACGTCCGTCTGCTGCCGCCGGTCGAACGGCAGGAGGTCTGGGCGGCGGGGGTGACCTACAAACGCTCGCAGGTCGCCCGGATGAGCGAATCCGAGGCCGCCGCGGATCACTACGACCGCGTCTACACCGCGGCCCGGCCGGAGATCTTTTTCAAGTCGACCGCCGGCCGCGTTGTGGCGGACGGCGAACCGATTCGGGTGCGGTCCGACAGCCGCTGGACGGTGCCGGAGCCGGAACTAACGCTGCTCGTCGCCCCGGACGGTCGCATCGTCGGGTACGCGGTCGGCGACGACGTTTCCGCACGGGACATTGAGGGCGAGAACCCGCTCTATCTGCCGCAGGCGAAGACCTACGACGGCTCCTGCGCCCTCGGTTCCACCGTGCTGCTGGCCGAGGGGCCGCTGGATCTGCCGGCAACGACGATTACGCTGACGATCGAACGCGACGGAGCGACGGCCTATGAGGACCGCACCGACCTGTCCCAGATGAAGCGGTCGCTGGAGGAACTCGTCGCCTGGCTGACGAAGGAGTACTCGATCCCCGACGGCGCCGCCCTGATGACCGGCACCGGGCTGGTGCCGCCGGACCAGTTCACCCTGGAGCAGGGGGACGTCGTCACGATCAAGAT
- a CDS encoding RluA family pseudouridine synthase: MTDAERRTLVVGSDEAGERADVALAGLFPEHSRSALQKAVKAGAVTLNGGPVKSGHRLREGDVLSGAAPEAAAPTVPAEDLPIDVLFEDERLIVVNKAAGMIVHPGRGNPTGTLAAALQHRFDTLSDAGGAHRPGIVHRLDRDTSGVLVVAKDNPAHAALSDQFAARTVKKEYAAIARGVPGFDSDWIETHVRVDPRVRERMQVCEAGGNARSARTFYEVAERFAPKGGRGTGHTLFRLFPHTGRTHQLRVHLRHLGHPIVADNVYGGGKSFTVAEAQGETSPGGRTLIRRQALHARRLEFDHPASGERLSFEAPLPRDMTAVLDALREPR, translated from the coding sequence GTGACTGACGCGGAACGACGGACCCTCGTCGTCGGCTCCGACGAAGCGGGCGAACGAGCGGATGTGGCGTTGGCGGGTCTGTTCCCGGAGCACAGCCGCTCCGCATTGCAGAAAGCGGTGAAGGCCGGGGCGGTGACGCTGAACGGCGGGCCGGTCAAAAGCGGCCATCGGCTGCGGGAAGGGGACGTCCTCAGCGGCGCCGCCCCGGAGGCCGCCGCCCCCACGGTGCCGGCCGAAGACCTGCCGATCGACGTGCTGTTCGAGGACGAGAGGCTGATCGTCGTCAATAAGGCGGCGGGGATGATCGTGCACCCCGGCCGCGGGAACCCCACCGGCACCCTCGCCGCGGCGTTGCAGCATCGGTTTGACACCCTCTCCGACGCCGGCGGGGCGCACCGCCCCGGCATCGTGCATCGGCTGGACCGCGACACCAGCGGGGTGCTGGTCGTGGCGAAGGACAACCCGGCCCACGCCGCCCTCAGCGATCAGTTCGCCGCCCGCACGGTGAAGAAGGAGTACGCCGCGATCGCCCGCGGCGTGCCGGGGTTCGATTCGGACTGGATCGAAACCCACGTCCGCGTGGATCCGCGAGTCCGGGAGCGGATGCAGGTCTGCGAAGCCGGCGGGAACGCCCGGTCGGCCCGGACGTTCTACGAAGTCGCCGAACGCTTTGCGCCGAAGGGCGGCCGGGGGACCGGGCACACGCTGTTCCGCCTGTTCCCGCACACCGGCCGCACGCACCAGTTGCGGGTGCACCTCCGGCATCTCGGGCACCCGATCGTCGCCGACAACGTCTACGGCGGCGGCAAATCGTTCACCGTGGCGGAGGCCCAGGGCGAAACCTCCCCCGGCGGCCGCACGCTGATCCGCCGGCAGGCCCTGCACGCCCGGCGATTGGAATTCGATCACCCCGCCAGCGGCGAACGGCTTTCCTTCGAGGCGCCGCTGCCGCGGGACATGACGGCGGTCCTCGACGCCCTCCGTGAGCCCCGCTAG
- a CDS encoding tetratricopeptide repeat protein — protein MKSEERQALQQNELEQEYVGHLKPFLEQYGRLVALAAVALVLLFVAVSVWLGAGRSNREAGWPALFEAQSVAELEAVADEELSGTTNATAWAHLRAGNAFLSTASGAAFTDRKGAEDGLASARKHFEAALAAEDAPSALRAQALYGLASVEEASSSGDVKAATDLYNRLIADYPDSPLVPAAELRLEALKRPTTGPFLAWFDKQAPQQDDLARPLDNVTPDEDDAPLPGVDAAAPSTPPAPTPPAGDEPATADEAPADPFEGEGDAEAPMTEETPEPVASESSETTPEPTPAPNTQPEGESAPESGGESPEEDEAPAPGGD, from the coding sequence ATGAAGTCCGAAGAGCGGCAGGCCCTCCAGCAGAACGAACTGGAGCAGGAATACGTCGGCCACCTCAAGCCGTTCCTGGAACAGTACGGCCGGCTGGTCGCGCTGGCCGCGGTCGCGCTGGTGCTGCTGTTCGTGGCCGTCAGCGTCTGGCTGGGCGCGGGTCGCAGCAACCGCGAAGCCGGTTGGCCGGCGCTGTTCGAGGCGCAGAGCGTTGCGGAACTCGAAGCGGTCGCCGACGAGGAACTCAGCGGCACCACCAACGCCACCGCCTGGGCCCACCTGCGAGCCGGTAACGCCTTCCTGTCCACGGCGTCCGGCGCCGCGTTCACCGATCGGAAGGGGGCGGAGGACGGTCTCGCCTCCGCTCGCAAGCACTTCGAAGCGGCCCTCGCCGCTGAGGACGCCCCGTCCGCGCTGCGGGCGCAGGCCCTCTACGGACTGGCGAGCGTCGAGGAGGCCAGCTCCTCCGGCGACGTGAAGGCGGCGACCGACCTCTACAACCGACTGATCGCCGACTACCCGGACTCCCCGCTGGTCCCCGCCGCGGAACTGCGTTTGGAAGCTCTGAAGCGGCCGACCACCGGGCCGTTCCTCGCCTGGTTCGACAAGCAGGCGCCCCAGCAGGACGACCTCGCCCGTCCGCTGGACAACGTCACCCCGGACGAGGACGACGCCCCGCTGCCCGGCGTGGACGCCGCCGCCCCGTCGACGCCCCCCGCCCCGACCCCGCCGGCCGGGGACGAACCCGCGACGGCGGACGAGGCGCCGGCCGACCCCTTCGAGGGGGAAGGGGACGCTGAGGCCCCCATGACGGAAGAAACGCCCGAGCCGGTGGCGAGCGAGTCGTCCGAGACGACCCCGGAGCCGACGCCGGCACCGAACACGCAACCTGAGGGCGAGTCGGCGCCGGAATCCGGCGGCGAGAGTCCCGAAGAAGACGAAGCCCCGGCTCCCGGCGGTGACTGA
- a CDS encoding DUF2256 domain-containing protein — MPRSPAPRDLPTKVCPVCGRPFRWRKKWERDWDQVRFCSDACRRTGKRASPEA; from the coding sequence GTGCCCCGCTCCCCCGCCCCGCGCGACCTGCCGACGAAGGTTTGCCCAGTCTGCGGGCGGCCCTTCCGCTGGCGAAAGAAGTGGGAGCGGGACTGGGATCAGGTCCGCTTCTGCTCCGACGCCTGTCGCAGAACGGGGAAGCGGGCTTCGCCGGAGGCCTGA